A stretch of DNA from Catenulispora acidiphila DSM 44928:
CACTCTCGGCGTCCGCTTCGGAGGCATACCGTCGGACGCAGCCATGACGCGCGAGGCACTGTCCGACGCAGTCCGCGCGGCCAAGGCATCAGGCGCCTCCGAGGAACTCACCAGCCATACCGGACTGATCGCTCGCATGCCAGTGTCGAACGACGTCATCACCTACCTCGCCGACGAGAGCTACGACGCGCGCAGCGCAGTCGACACCAGCCGCGCCGAACGCAGCGCCCGACGCCAGGCGCAGGCTTATCTCCGCGTCCTGAAGTCCTTGCCCGGCTGCGAAAACGCCTACATCGTGAGCACGGGCCCTGAAATGGGTACGCGCGAGTCCCGCCACCTTACCGGACGAATGCAGCTCACTGAGAAAGACGTGCTTCAGCCCGCTCCCACAGCCGGCTGCGCCGCCGTCGGAGCCTGGCCGATCGAGTCCCACCCCGGACCGGGACTGCCTGTCGAATGGCAGTACATTGATGATCCCGGCTACTACGGGATACCCCTGGACGTCCTGTGGAGCAGGAACACTTCCAACCTTTTCGCCGCCGGCCGCACCGTAGACGGAGACCGCGGTGCCGGCGCCTCGCTCCGCGTGATGGGCACCGCCTTCGCCACCGGTCAGGCAGCCGGCGTAGCCGCCGCCTTCACCGCCGCCAAGAGCGACGTCACACCGGACGCCGTACGCCGCGAACTCGACCGCCAGGGAGCTCACCTTCCGGACTGAGCATCGCAGGGCGCTACACGGCGTCCCGCGCGGGCTACGAACGCTCACCCAACGCCTGACGCGCGACCAACGAAGCATGCAGCTCGCCCACATCCTCGGTCCGATGCGCCGACAAGCCTGTCAGCTCACTGATGCGCCGCAGCCGGTAGTCGACCGTGTTGGGATGGACGTGCAGCGCATTCGCCGTCGCGCGCCGATCGCGATCCACCCCGAGGTACGTCTGCAACGTGGTCAGCAACTCAGGCTTCTGAGCCACCGGCTCCAGCCGCGCCGCGAGCGCCGGCAACGCCGCCGAGGGACGGCTGAGCTGGTAGTCGAGCAGCACGTCCGCCAACCGATACAGCCCCGGCTGCCGTCCCGTCGCCCGCACCAGATCGACGATCTCAGCCGTGCGCGCGACCGCCGTCGGCACCTCGGCGACATCGGCGACGGCGACCGCCGCGGTCAGCGGAGCCCCGGCCGCTCCAGCCGCGTCGACAATCAGAGCCCGTAGTCCCTCGTGATCGAGAACCGCAGCATCGTCGTCCAAAGGCATCAGAACCGTGCCACGGTCCGACCGGAACGCCGTCAGACACGGCTGATCCCAGAAGGCGTCCAACGCCTCCCGGACCCGCCGGATCTTCCGCCGCGCCGCGACCCCCGGGGCGGCGGCGTCCTCGTCGGGATGCCGTTCCAGACGCAGTGTCAGCACGGCGTAGCGAGGCGCCGCGCGCACCGTCCCGTCCGGCTCCGCCCCGGACAGCAGCGCCGCCATCAAAGCGTGCCGCCCGCTGTGCTCCTCGCTGTCGATCGTGCGCCGCGCGGCCAGATAGCTTTCCGTGACCGAGCACAGGATCCGGCGCTGGATCTCCAGCAGGATCTCGAGGACCTCGCGCAGATCAGCGTGATCGCCCGGTGTGGCTCCCGCAGACACCTGAGACCACACCATCGCGATGCCGAGCTGATACGCGGCCAGGATCGCGTCCA
This window harbors:
- a CDS encoding FAD-dependent oxidoreductase, which produces MNSHYDVIVAGGGSAGIAAAIGARRTGARTLLIERGPCLGGAATLRNVVTYCGLHTQQRRQVVFGVAEEMLAGLRALNAVSDPTSFKAVAVVFDPEAVKRVADELCEQAGVEVLLHSHICAATRDDDRITTVQVANHSGFQEYTAEAFVDASGEADLGHLAGAEVRYGNDGWVLNGTLGVRFGGIPSDAAMTREALSDAVRAAKASGASEELTSHTGLIARMPVSNDVITYLADESYDARSAVDTSRAERSARRQAQAYLRVLKSLPGCENAYIVSTGPEMGTRESRHLTGRMQLTEKDVLQPAPTAGCAAVGAWPIESHPGPGLPVEWQYIDDPGYYGIPLDVLWSRNTSNLFAAGRTVDGDRGAGASLRVMGTAFATGQAAGVAAAFTAAKSDVTPDAVRRELDRQGAHLPD
- a CDS encoding PucR family transcriptional regulator — encoded protein: MQTLRALINWTVTQTSAVDSVTDHKTTGDSAGPLRIAGRPVAADLRALAPDLSRRVLARLLEELPVYANLPGEEVAGDIAEIVQHSVRMFADAIEARRVPDETELAAQRRSAQRRAEEGVPLDAILAAYQLGIAMVWSQVSAGATPGDHADLREVLEILLEIQRRILCSVTESYLAARRTIDSEEHSGRHALMAALLSGAEPDGTVRAAPRYAVLTLRLERHPDEDAAAPGVAARRKIRRVREALDAFWDQPCLTAFRSDRGTVLMPLDDDAAVLDHEGLRALIVDAAGAAGAPLTAAVAVADVAEVPTAVARTAEIVDLVRATGRQPGLYRLADVLLDYQLSRPSAALPALAARLEPVAQKPELLTTLQTYLGVDRDRRATANALHVHPNTVDYRLRRISELTGLSAHRTEDVGELHASLVARQALGERS